From a single Streptomyces rubradiris genomic region:
- a CDS encoding FAD binding domain-containing protein, translated as MREFGYQRAHDVAAAVALLDADPDTRFLGGGTNLVDLMKTGVERPARLIDIRELPLDRIEVTAEGGLRIGATVTNGDLAAHPEVRRSCPALSQAVLAGASGQLRNMATVGGNLLQRTRCGYFTDVSQPCNKRVPGSGCPAVAGEHRNHAILGASDHCVAVHASDMAVALTAFDAVVHYETADGPGELPLADFYLPVGDTPHRETALPAGALITGVTLPPNPVAVNSRYRKVRERASYAFAIGSLAAALDVRDGIVRDARLAFGAVASRPWRASAAERVLTGAPAVPETYAAAADAELAAARPLPRNGYKVDLIRNLTVTVLTELAEEAAR; from the coding sequence ATGAGGGAGTTCGGCTATCAGCGGGCGCACGACGTCGCCGCTGCCGTGGCACTGCTCGACGCCGACCCGGACACCCGCTTCCTCGGCGGCGGCACCAACCTCGTGGACCTGATGAAAACGGGTGTCGAGCGTCCCGCACGGCTCATCGACATCCGCGAGCTGCCGCTCGACCGGATCGAGGTGACGGCCGAGGGCGGACTGCGTATCGGCGCCACCGTCACCAACGGCGACCTGGCCGCCCATCCCGAGGTCCGGCGCAGCTGTCCGGCGCTGTCCCAGGCCGTGCTGGCCGGCGCGTCGGGACAGCTGCGCAACATGGCCACGGTCGGCGGAAACCTGCTCCAGCGCACCCGCTGCGGCTACTTCACCGACGTCAGCCAGCCGTGCAACAAGCGTGTCCCCGGCAGCGGTTGCCCCGCCGTCGCGGGCGAGCACCGCAACCACGCGATCCTGGGCGCCTCCGACCACTGCGTGGCCGTACACGCCTCGGACATGGCCGTGGCCCTGACCGCCTTCGACGCCGTGGTCCACTACGAAACGGCGGACGGGCCGGGGGAGTTGCCGCTCGCCGACTTCTACCTGCCCGTCGGGGACACCCCGCACCGGGAGACCGCCCTGCCGGCCGGCGCGCTGATCACCGGCGTCACGCTGCCGCCGAACCCGGTCGCCGTCAACTCCCGCTACCGCAAGGTGCGCGAGCGCGCCTCCTACGCCTTCGCCATCGGCTCCCTCGCCGCCGCGCTCGACGTCCGGGACGGCATCGTCCGGGACGCGCGCCTAGCCTTCGGGGCCGTCGCCTCCCGGCCGTGGCGGGCCTCGGCCGCCGAGCGGGTCCTGACCGGCGCGCCGGCCGTCCCCGAGACCTACGCCGCCGCGGCGGACGCCGAACTGGCGGCGGCCCGCCCGCTGCCCCGCAACGGCTACAAGGTGGACCTGATCCGCAACCTCACGGTGACCGTCCTGACCGAACTCGCGGAGGAAGCCGCACGATGA
- a CDS encoding calcium-binding protein, with translation MNNRQHTTARAVAATLLTTGVATGVAAAPAAAAPAATRTEARVGADWATRSIVFTAAPEQANDLHVFPMEVGAGVRQVGFRDAVPLEPGDHCAYLAPGDRTFVVCELPTGSSRPDRIDIFLGDRDDTIVTSDPAVGTVRGGPGDDTLHAHTAHTVRGDAGDDMVMGRAVLDGGDGMDHLMGDDGDQRLWGGRGNDMIEAYGGADTVYAGPGDDHAMGGDGGDIVLGGPGDDTLSGEGGDDLVSGGPGKDTVDGGPGRDVVLR, from the coding sequence GTGAACAACAGACAACACACCACCGCCCGCGCGGTCGCCGCGACGCTGCTCACCACCGGCGTCGCCACCGGCGTCGCCGCCGCCCCGGCAGCCGCCGCCCCCGCCGCCACCCGGACGGAGGCCCGCGTCGGCGCCGACTGGGCGACTCGGTCGATCGTCTTCACCGCCGCCCCCGAACAGGCCAACGACCTCCATGTGTTCCCCATGGAGGTCGGCGCCGGGGTCCGGCAGGTCGGCTTCCGCGACGCGGTCCCGCTCGAACCCGGCGACCACTGCGCGTACCTCGCCCCCGGGGACCGCACCTTCGTCGTCTGCGAACTGCCCACCGGCAGCTCCCGGCCGGACAGGATCGACATCTTCCTCGGCGACCGCGACGACACGATCGTCACCAGCGACCCCGCGGTCGGCACCGTCCGCGGCGGGCCCGGGGACGACACACTGCACGCCCACACCGCGCACACGGTACGGGGTGACGCGGGGGACGACATGGTCATGGGACGCGCGGTCCTGGACGGCGGCGACGGCATGGACCACCTGATGGGCGACGACGGCGACCAGCGGCTGTGGGGTGGCCGGGGCAACGACATGATCGAGGCGTACGGCGGTGCGGACACCGTGTACGCCGGCCCGGGCGACGACCACGCCATGGGCGGGGACGGCGGTGACATCGTCCTCGGCGGCCCCGGCGACGACACACTGTCCGGCGAGGGCGGCGACGACCTGGTCAGCGGCGGTCCCGGGAAGGACACCGTGGACGGCGGCCCGGGCCGTGACGTCGTCCTCCGGTAG
- a CDS encoding phytanoyl-CoA dioxygenase family protein, with translation MDDTTLVSRFLRDGFVKLEGAVAPRVAADCARLLWRETGCDPDDPATWTRPVHWVAGMAQGPFAAAPNSPALHRAYDLLVGAGRWEPRYSLGTFPLRFPHEEEPDDAGWHIEGSYLPEGEKWYFTDLRSRGRALLMLFLFSEVGAEDAPTRIRVGSHLDVPKVLEKYGEEGASGLALAPELVAVSEHRPLALATGSPGDVFLCHPFLVHAAQPHHGVRPRFMAQPPLMPAAPYELERADGAYSPVEIAIRRGLGHATPGPDGDGTGRGAE, from the coding sequence ATGGATGACACGACCTTGGTATCCCGCTTCCTCCGCGACGGCTTCGTCAAGCTGGAGGGTGCGGTCGCGCCGCGCGTGGCCGCGGACTGCGCGCGGCTGCTGTGGCGGGAGACGGGCTGCGACCCGGACGACCCGGCGACGTGGACGCGGCCCGTGCACTGGGTGGCCGGCATGGCACAGGGCCCGTTCGCCGCCGCACCCAACTCCCCCGCCCTGCACCGCGCGTACGACCTGCTCGTCGGCGCGGGGCGCTGGGAGCCGCGCTACTCACTGGGTACGTTCCCGCTGCGCTTCCCGCACGAGGAGGAGCCCGACGACGCGGGCTGGCACATCGAGGGGAGCTATCTGCCGGAGGGTGAGAAGTGGTACTTCACCGATCTGCGTTCCCGGGGCCGGGCGCTGCTGATGCTGTTTCTGTTCAGCGAGGTCGGCGCGGAGGACGCCCCGACCCGGATCCGGGTCGGCTCACACCTCGACGTGCCGAAGGTGCTGGAGAAGTACGGGGAAGAGGGGGCGAGCGGGCTGGCTCTCGCCCCCGAACTGGTGGCGGTGTCCGAACACCGGCCGCTGGCCCTTGCCACCGGGTCCCCGGGTGACGTCTTCCTGTGCCACCCGTTCCTGGTGCACGCGGCGCAACCGCACCATGGGGTGCGGCCGCGCTTCATGGCCCAGCCGCCGCTGATGCCGGCCGCGCCGTACGAACTGGAGCGGGCCGACGGCGCGTACTCGCCCGTGGAGATCGCGATCCGCCGGGGCCTGGGGCATGCCACCCCGGGCCCGGACGGGGACGGCACCGGCCGCGGCGCCGAGTAG
- a CDS encoding class F sortase, producing MPAGHQTRPSRGPLLPAVVPLGWAMAAGAVLLISGAHDEEPPRPTAGRAFSASADPAPPTVRPLPPADPVRLRIAAIGVNAPMTRVGLDAAGALRTPPPGEPGLAGWYGDGIAPGSAGTAVVTGHVDTPAGEPGVFYDLGALTEGATIEISRADQRMAVFTVRAVELYDRKQFPSKKVYGGSGRPELRLITCGGGYSKGTGYLGNVVVYATLTAVR from the coding sequence ATGCCGGCCGGACACCAGACCCGCCCTTCCCGGGGCCCGCTCCTTCCCGCTGTGGTCCCCCTGGGCTGGGCGATGGCGGCGGGTGCCGTGCTGCTGATCAGCGGGGCACATGACGAGGAGCCACCGCGGCCCACGGCCGGCCGTGCCTTCTCCGCCTCCGCGGACCCCGCTCCGCCGACGGTCCGTCCGCTGCCCCCCGCGGACCCGGTCCGGCTCCGGATCGCCGCCATCGGCGTGAACGCCCCGATGACACGAGTGGGCCTCGACGCGGCAGGGGCGCTACGGACTCCCCCGCCCGGCGAACCCGGCCTCGCCGGCTGGTACGGCGACGGCATCGCTCCCGGCTCGGCGGGCACCGCCGTCGTCACCGGGCATGTGGACACACCCGCCGGCGAACCCGGTGTCTTCTACGACCTCGGCGCCCTGACCGAGGGCGCCACCATCGAGATCAGCAGGGCGGACCAGAGGATGGCGGTGTTCACCGTCCGCGCCGTCGAGCTCTACGACAGGAAGCAGTTCCCCAGCAAGAAGGTCTACGGCGGTTCCGGCCGGCCCGAACTCCGGCTGATCACGTGCGGCGGCGGCTACTCCAAGGGGACCGGCTACCTGGGCAACGTAGTGGTCTACGCGACGCTGACCGCGGTGAGGTAG
- a CDS encoding phospholipase, whose amino-acid sequence MHRRLSVGLAASALAVITTVGGATAADAAPADKSQVLASWTQTSASSHNLWAAARANQATWSAYGFDWSTDYCSSSPDNPFGFPFATSCARHDFGYRNYKAAGTFSANKSRLDSALYEDLKRVCANYSGATKTACDGTAWTYYQAVKALG is encoded by the coding sequence ATGCACCGAAGACTGTCCGTCGGCCTGGCCGCCTCGGCTCTCGCCGTGATCACCACCGTCGGCGGCGCCACCGCCGCCGACGCCGCTCCTGCCGACAAGTCCCAGGTCCTCGCGAGCTGGACCCAGACCAGCGCGTCGAGTCACAACCTCTGGGCGGCCGCCCGGGCCAATCAGGCCACCTGGTCCGCGTACGGGTTCGACTGGTCGACCGACTACTGTTCTTCCTCGCCGGACAACCCGTTCGGCTTCCCCTTCGCCACGTCCTGCGCCCGCCATGACTTCGGCTACCGCAACTACAAGGCCGCCGGCACCTTCAGCGCCAACAAGTCGCGGCTCGACAGCGCCCTCTACGAGGACCTCAAGCGCGTCTGCGCCAACTACTCCGGTGCCACGAAGACCGCGTGCGACGGCACGGCATGGACCTACTACCAGGCGGTCAAGGCACTCGGCTGA
- a CDS encoding (2Fe-2S)-binding protein, which yields MALSTSSVITLKINGEKHTLPVDHRTTLLDALRERLDLTGTKKGCDQGQCGACTVLLDGRRAVACLQLAVAAEGREITTIEGVADGERLHPVQQAFLDLDGFQCGYCTPGQICSAIGMIQEHAAGWPSAVTEDVRPQAGPPSLTTDEIRERMSGNLCRCGAYVAIVEAVARAAEAHTGEGREDAASGAKEAVK from the coding sequence ATGGCCTTATCGACGTCCAGTGTCATCACTTTGAAGATCAACGGCGAGAAGCACACGCTGCCCGTCGACCACCGCACCACCCTGCTCGACGCACTGCGCGAGCGGCTCGACCTGACCGGTACCAAGAAGGGCTGTGACCAGGGGCAGTGCGGTGCCTGTACGGTCCTGCTGGACGGGCGCCGGGCCGTGGCGTGCCTGCAACTGGCCGTCGCGGCCGAGGGCCGGGAGATCACCACCATCGAAGGCGTGGCCGACGGCGAGCGGTTGCACCCCGTGCAGCAGGCCTTTCTCGACCTCGACGGCTTCCAGTGCGGCTACTGCACACCGGGGCAGATCTGTTCGGCGATCGGGATGATCCAGGAGCACGCGGCGGGCTGGCCGAGCGCCGTCACCGAGGACGTCCGCCCGCAAGCGGGTCCGCCGTCCCTGACCACCGACGAGATCCGGGAGCGGATGAGCGGGAACCTGTGCCGCTGCGGGGCCTACGTGGCGATCGTCGAGGCGGTGGCCCGCGCGGCGGAAGCCCACACCGGCGAAGGCCGCGAGGACGCCGCGAGCGGGGCGAAGGAGGCCGTGAAATGA
- a CDS encoding sortase, with translation MRYTHMGASIVLALGALGLQVPAAAAADDSDIRIDPWNAAPGSTVTVSTSACDPDADYGKGTSEAGGDFHLFEGDEEGVLTGEFQVPEGTEPGSDTITLKCPPLTKVTGTYQITGRSPEGSVDAGFGPADDSGTGLALGGGLLLTAAAGAVWLYRRPHTDRT, from the coding sequence ATGCGTTACACACACATGGGTGCAAGTATCGTCCTGGCGCTCGGTGCCCTGGGACTGCAGGTTCCGGCCGCTGCCGCCGCCGATGACTCGGACATCCGTATCGATCCATGGAATGCAGCCCCGGGTTCCACGGTCACGGTCAGTACGAGCGCCTGCGACCCCGACGCGGACTACGGCAAGGGCACCTCGGAGGCGGGAGGGGATTTCCACCTGTTCGAAGGTGATGAGGAGGGCGTGCTCACCGGTGAGTTCCAGGTCCCGGAAGGCACCGAGCCGGGCAGTGACACCATCACCCTGAAGTGCCCACCGCTGACCAAGGTCACGGGGACCTACCAGATCACCGGCCGCTCACCCGAGGGCTCGGTCGACGCAGGTTTCGGACCGGCCGACGACTCGGGCACGGGTCTCGCCCTCGGTGGCGGACTGCTCCTCACGGCCGCCGCCGGTGCGGTCTGGTTGTACCGCCGCCCGCACACCGACCGAACCTGA
- a CDS encoding HD domain-containing protein, with protein MTDETLVAGVGVPDTKLAREATELVRDETSELIYHHSRRVYLFGALQGRRRGLGFDPELLYIGAMFHDLGLGRRFHDSGRRFEVDGAEAARRFLREHDVPEDGVRRVWTAIALHTTPGVPEFMEPEVALVTAGVEYDVLGIGYGDIAPADRAAVLALHPRPDFKRRILDAFTQGIRPKPETTFGTIKADVLEHYVPGFERGDFVRAVLDSPWPE; from the coding sequence ATGACTGACGAAACGCTGGTCGCCGGAGTCGGTGTGCCGGACACAAAACTTGCCCGGGAGGCGACCGAGCTGGTGCGGGACGAGACGAGCGAGCTGATCTACCACCACTCGCGCCGGGTCTACCTGTTCGGCGCCCTCCAGGGCCGTCGGCGCGGCCTCGGCTTCGACCCGGAACTCCTTTACATCGGCGCCATGTTCCACGACCTCGGCCTCGGCCGGCGCTTCCACGACAGTGGCCGGCGCTTCGAGGTCGACGGGGCGGAGGCGGCCCGCCGGTTCCTGCGGGAACACGACGTGCCCGAGGACGGCGTCCGCCGCGTGTGGACGGCGATCGCCCTGCACACCACGCCCGGCGTCCCGGAGTTCATGGAACCCGAGGTCGCGCTGGTCACCGCCGGTGTGGAGTACGACGTACTGGGCATCGGCTACGGCGACATCGCCCCCGCCGACCGCGCGGCCGTGCTCGCCCTGCATCCCCGTCCCGACTTCAAGCGGCGAATCCTGGATGCCTTCACCCAAGGCATCCGCCCCAAGCCGGAGACGACCTTCGGCACCATCAAAGCCGATGTCCTGGAGCACTATGTGCCGGGGTTCGAGCGGGGCGACTTCGTGCGGGCGGTCCTCGACTCGCCGTGGCCGGAGTGA
- a CDS encoding lytic polysaccharide monooxygenase auxiliary activity family 9 protein, translating into MKSKKMLAAAIGAGIAPLLAVSLPAGSASAHGYISTPPSRQAQCAAGLVPCGSIKYEPQSVEGPKGLMSCSGGNAAFAELDNDSKGWKVTPVSRTTSFNWRLTARHATSTWQYYAGGRKIAEFNDGGARPGETVTHQVNFGSLTGKQKVLAVWNIADTANAFYACVDVNVS; encoded by the coding sequence ATGAAGAGCAAGAAGATGCTGGCCGCCGCCATCGGCGCGGGGATCGCCCCGCTCCTGGCCGTGAGCCTGCCGGCCGGCAGCGCGAGCGCGCACGGCTACATATCCACTCCCCCCAGCCGGCAGGCCCAGTGTGCCGCCGGCCTGGTCCCCTGCGGTTCCATCAAGTACGAGCCGCAGAGCGTGGAGGGCCCCAAGGGCCTGATGAGCTGCAGCGGAGGGAACGCCGCCTTCGCCGAGCTCGACAACGACAGCAAGGGCTGGAAGGTCACCCCGGTCAGCCGGACGACCAGCTTCAACTGGCGGCTGACGGCACGGCACGCCACCAGCACCTGGCAGTACTACGCGGGCGGCCGGAAGATCGCGGAGTTCAACGACGGCGGCGCCCGGCCGGGCGAGACCGTCACCCACCAGGTGAACTTCGGCAGTCTGACCGGCAAGCAGAAGGTACTGGCCGTGTGGAACATCGCCGACACCGCCAACGCCTTCTACGCCTGCGTGGACGTGAACGTGAGCTGA
- a CDS encoding TetR/AcrR family transcriptional regulator, with translation MPHQRDSCRRSDAQRNRERILEVALAELSRCADAPLSGIAKKAGVGQGTFYRNFPNRESLVLEIYRHEMQQVADSARHLLDTRAPDEALRAWMDRLSEFAMTKAGLADAIRQVTGAPGGPAKPSPTPVTHAAELLLRANEEAGTIRPGVTADDFFLAIAGLWQIDPHDDWRPRATRLLDLVMDGLRTRARHR, from the coding sequence GTGCCTCACCAGAGGGACTCATGCCGGCGCTCCGACGCCCAGCGCAACCGCGAACGCATCCTGGAAGTGGCACTCGCCGAGCTGTCGCGGTGCGCGGACGCCCCGCTGAGCGGGATCGCCAAGAAGGCCGGAGTCGGGCAGGGCACCTTCTACCGCAACTTCCCCAACCGCGAGTCCCTGGTCCTAGAGATCTACCGCCACGAGATGCAGCAGGTCGCCGACAGTGCCCGGCACCTGCTGGACACCCGCGCGCCCGACGAGGCCCTGCGCGCCTGGATGGACCGGCTGTCCGAGTTCGCCATGACCAAGGCCGGACTGGCCGACGCGATCCGGCAGGTGACCGGAGCGCCGGGCGGCCCCGCGAAGCCGTCCCCGACGCCCGTGACCCACGCGGCGGAACTGCTGCTCCGCGCCAACGAGGAAGCGGGCACCATTCGCCCCGGCGTCACCGCGGACGACTTCTTCCTCGCCATAGCCGGCCTGTGGCAGATCGACCCGCACGACGACTGGCGACCGCGCGCCACGCGGCTTCTCGACCTGGTCATGGACGGACTGCGCACGCGGGCACGCCACCGGTGA
- a CDS encoding GlxA family transcriptional regulator, whose product MVILAFPGVQLLDVAGPAEVFTTANAYGARYDVRVVSAAPGPVATSAPVRLAADTGRQDLPEQLGTLLVPGRREWREAVGDPALVAMTKDLAGRARRVASVCAGAFMLAEAGLLDGRRAATHWRLAPELALCYPSVTVERDALFVRDGHVITSAGVTAGIDLSLALVEQDHGPGVAREVARELVVFMARPGGQSQFSARLTLRESTHPVVRQVMDLIGADPGAEHDMTALARGAGVSVRHLNRLFRTHVGTTVGRYTEAIRLEAAQALLESGTEPVDAVAARAGFGSAEAMRRTFQNALGISPTVYRARFRTTAPG is encoded by the coding sequence GTGGTGATCCTGGCCTTCCCCGGCGTCCAGTTGCTGGACGTCGCCGGACCCGCCGAGGTCTTCACGACGGCGAACGCCTACGGGGCCCGGTACGACGTGCGGGTCGTCTCCGCCGCTCCCGGACCGGTGGCCACCTCCGCCCCCGTCCGGCTGGCCGCCGACACCGGCCGGCAGGACCTGCCGGAACAGCTGGGCACCCTGCTGGTGCCGGGGCGGCGGGAGTGGCGCGAGGCCGTCGGCGACCCGGCCCTGGTGGCCATGACGAAGGACCTGGCCGGCCGTGCCCGCCGCGTGGCCTCGGTGTGCGCCGGCGCGTTCATGCTCGCTGAGGCGGGCCTGCTCGACGGACGGCGGGCCGCCACCCACTGGCGCCTGGCCCCCGAGCTGGCGCTGTGCTACCCGAGTGTCACCGTGGAGAGGGACGCCCTGTTCGTCCGCGACGGTCATGTGATCACCTCGGCCGGAGTGACGGCGGGCATCGACCTCTCCCTCGCCCTGGTCGAGCAGGACCACGGGCCCGGCGTGGCGCGGGAGGTCGCTCGGGAACTCGTGGTCTTCATGGCACGCCCGGGAGGGCAGTCGCAGTTCAGCGCGCGGCTGACCCTGCGGGAGTCCACGCATCCCGTCGTCCGGCAGGTCATGGACCTCATCGGCGCGGATCCCGGCGCGGAGCACGACATGACCGCCCTGGCGCGTGGCGCCGGGGTGAGCGTACGCCACCTCAACCGGCTCTTCCGGACGCACGTCGGGACGACGGTCGGGCGCTATACGGAGGCGATTCGCCTCGAAGCGGCACAGGCTCTGCTGGAGTCGGGCACCGAGCCCGTGGACGCCGTCGCGGCACGCGCCGGTTTCGGCTCCGCCGAGGCGATGCGGCGGACCTTCCAGAACGCACTGGGCATCTCACCGACCGTCTACCGGGCCCGCTTCCGCACGACGGCCCCCGGATGA
- a CDS encoding AraC family transcriptional regulator, which yields MLERLNQALEHIERHLDREIAVEEVARVAGTSEYHLRRLFSALAGIPLSEYIRRRRLTLAAAEVLAARETLLTIAVRYGYGSGEAFARAFRAMHGIGPGEARRTGAALSSQSRMAFRLTIEGRSSMRYRVVDKADFSIVGLKARVPLVHAGPNRAIEDFVRGIAPQTLTLLEGLSDGEPHGILAVCDDLDPSRAENTELDYYHGVITSAAAPAGTTTLNVPAGTWAVFAASGPVPRAIQELWRDVFTEWFPSNPYRGRPGPEILRVRLSPGKTEADAELWLPVEPEHG from the coding sequence ATGCTGGAGCGGCTGAATCAGGCTCTGGAGCACATCGAACGGCATCTCGACCGCGAGATCGCGGTGGAGGAGGTGGCACGCGTCGCCGGCACCTCGGAGTACCACCTGCGCCGGCTCTTCTCCGCGCTCGCGGGCATACCGCTGTCGGAGTACATCCGGCGCCGTCGGCTCACTCTCGCGGCGGCCGAAGTCCTCGCGGCTCGTGAGACGTTGCTGACGATCGCGGTGCGCTACGGCTACGGCTCCGGGGAGGCGTTCGCGCGGGCGTTCCGCGCCATGCACGGCATCGGGCCGGGCGAGGCTCGCCGTACCGGCGCCGCGCTCAGTTCCCAGTCCAGGATGGCCTTCCGCCTCACCATCGAGGGGAGAAGCAGTATGCGTTACCGCGTCGTGGACAAGGCGGACTTCAGTATCGTCGGGCTCAAGGCCCGGGTACCGCTGGTGCATGCCGGGCCGAACCGGGCGATCGAGGATTTCGTCCGGGGAATCGCCCCGCAGACCCTGACGCTCCTGGAGGGGCTGTCGGACGGGGAGCCGCACGGCATCCTCGCGGTCTGTGACGACCTGGACCCCAGCCGGGCCGAGAACACCGAACTCGACTACTACCACGGCGTGATCACCTCCGCCGCCGCGCCCGCGGGTACGACCACGCTGAACGTGCCGGCCGGCACCTGGGCCGTCTTCGCGGCCTCCGGTCCGGTGCCACGAGCCATCCAGGAGCTGTGGCGGGACGTGTTCACCGAGTGGTTCCCGTCGAACCCGTACCGTGGCCGCCCCGGCCCGGAGATCCTGCGCGTCCGCCTGTCGCCGGGGAAGACCGAGGCCGACGCCGAACTGTGGCTCCCCGTGGAACCCGAGCACGGCTGA